A DNA window from Ostrea edulis chromosome 5, xbOstEdul1.1, whole genome shotgun sequence contains the following coding sequences:
- the LOC130054506 gene encoding uncharacterized protein LOC130054506 — protein sequence MSVNQKEKSNRNRGKNFDSGEIQLLTELVEKNIAIINSKFSNTLTNEKKKAVWQSITDQLNALGVACRSVKEIKTKWTNMHQSAKREFSDAKISQRKTGGGPMAKPLSVVNEKIVDLFKDSPSFNGLSGFETQSYGDGNMELIGSPKTVSLLSDLLIHVPQHDNNEQVLEVDVNHVLVTKDSDASCTSQKTALELETKEPASTSQRPSTSERASACTTHRKKIKPEDVTRMQYEVLVKQKNKLDEQTLYYKLMNKKLKMELNLTNED from the exons ATGTCTGTCaaccaaaaagaaaaaagcAACAGAAATCGTGGTAAAAATTTCGACAGTGGTGAAATTCAGCTTCTGACTGAGCTAGTGGAAAAAAATATAGCCATTATAAATAGCAAATTCAGCAACACATTGACGAATGAAAAGAAGAAGGCTGTGTGGCAGAGCATAACCGACCAATTAAACGCTCTTGGTGTTGCTTGCAGATCGGTTAAAGAGATCAAAACAAAATGGACCAACATGCATCAGTCTGCTAAACGTGAATTTAGCGATGCTAAAATAAGCCAACGTAAGACAGGGGGTGGTCCGATGGCAAAACCCTTGTCCGTGGTCAATGAGAAAATCGTGGATTTATTCAAGGACTCACCATCCTTCAATGGACTGTCAGGTTTCGAAACCCAGTCTTATG GTGATGGAAACATGGAGTTAATAGGTTCTCCTAAGACTGTGTCCCTCCTATCTGAtttgcttatacatgtacctcaacaTGACAATAACGAACAAGTATTAGAGGTTGACGTCAACCATGTTCTCGTCACCAAGGACTCGGACGCATCATGTACTTCGCAGAAGACTGCATTAGAACTTGAAACGAAAGAGCCAGCGTCTACATCCCAAAG ACCAAGCACTTCGGAAAGAGCAAGCGCTTGTACTACACATCGCAAGAAGATCAAGCCAGAGGATGTGACTCGCATGCAGTACGAGGTCTTGGTAAAGCAGAAGAACAAACTTGACGAACAAACTCTGTATTATAAACTAATGAACAAGAAACTTAAAATGGAATTGAATTTGACAAATGAGGATTGA
- the LOC130054507 gene encoding putative nuclease HARBI1, producing the protein MTHCSPAECKYQNLFSNAKWEYRQQDEEIADSKYGDTGVTGCIDGTPIRIQAPTDNEAAFVNRKGYHSLNVQAICDQNGKFTNVVARWPGSTHDSHIFRMSGIKAQIEENFRSLNDGVLLGDSGYACQPYLITPYLRPSTPAEERFNAAHKRTRVTVERAFGWFKRRFHILHSEIRMRPERVCTIIGACAVLHNIAIMQREPVLDEGMAIPDRNIPGTYNGPDDGKNIRNYITRNNF; encoded by the exons ATGACGCACTGCTCTCCTGCTGAGTGTAAATACCAAAACTTGTTTTCAAATGCTAAATGGGAAT ATCGGCAACAAGACGAGGAGATCGCAGACTCTAAGTACGGAGACACAG GCGTCACCGGATGCATTGACGGAACTCCCATACGAATCCAGGCCCCCACGGACAACGAGGCAGCTTTCGTGAATAGGAAAGGTTACCATTCCTTAAATGTTCAAGCAATATGTGATCAAAACG GTAAATTCACCAACGTTGTTGCAAGATGGCCTGGAAGCACCCATGACAGCCACATATTCCGCATGAGTGGAATTAAAGCACAGATAGAGGAGAACTTCCGTTCGCTTAACGACGGGGTCCTTTTAGGGGACAGTGGTTATGCTTGTCAGCCATACCTGATAACACCTTACCTCAGACCATCCACACCAGCTGAGGAGAGATTCAATGCTGCTCACAAAAGAACTAGGGTGACCGTTGAACGTGCATTTGGGTGGTTCAAGAGGCGATTTCACATTTTACATAGCGAAATCAGAATGCGCCCTGAACGTGTTTGTACCATAATTG GAGCCTGTGCAGTTTTGCATAACATTGCAATAATGCAGCGTGAACCTGTGCTTGACGAGGGTATGGCTATTCCTGACAGGAACATTCCAGGAACGTACAATGGACCAGACGACGGAAAGAACATAAGAAATTACATAACCAGGAACAACTTCTAA
- the LOC125649561 gene encoding uncharacterized protein LOC125649561 — MYSVLTAKCLVFLIMLPGLCALFWEREHGDRRLDRRTYLNLPNLLKESGSRHSKHLQQEQAQYISTVKRGDRFSINDLIAYLKGMLGSDEIYHTGRSTYVRWGAGG, encoded by the exons ATGTACTCTGTACTAACCGCCAAGTGCCTGGTATTTCTCATAATGTTGCCTGGACTGTGTGCTCTGTTTTGGGAGAGGGAACACGGTGATCGAAGGCTGGATAGAAGAACGTACCTGAATTTGCCTAATCTCCTGAAAG aATCAGGGTCAAggcattctaaacatttacaACAAGAACAAGCTCAGTATATTTCCACAGTCAAACGTG GGGACAGATTTAGCATTAACGACCTCATTGCTTACCTCAAAGGCATGCTCGGAAGCGATGAAATCTACCACACTGGGAGATCAACATACGTTCGTTGGGGAGCAGGAGGCTAA